In Pseudomonas sp. PDNC002, the DNA window GCCGTTCCCGGTGATGCATGTCGACACCCGCTGGAAATTCCAGGAGATGTACAGCTTCCGCACCAAGATGGTCGAGGAACTGGGCCTGGACCTGATCACCCACATCAACCCCGATGGCGTGGCGCAGGACATCAACCCGTTCACCCACGGCAGTGCCAAGCACACCGACATCATGAAGACCGAGGGCCTCAAGCAGGCGCTCGACAAGTACGGTTTCGATGCGGCCTTCGGCGGCGCCCGTCGTGACGAAGAGAAGTCCCGCGCCAAGGAGCGCGTCTACTCGTTCCGCGACAGCAAGCACCGCTGGGACCCGAAGAACCAGCGCCCCGAGCTGTGGAACGTCTACAACGGCAAGGTGAAGAAGGGCGAGTCGATTCGCGTCTTCCCGCTCTCCAACTGGACCGAGCTGGACATCTGGCAGTACATCTACCTCGAGCAGATCCCGATCGTGCCGCTGTACTTCGCCGAAGAGCGCGAAGTCATCGAAATGAACGGCTCGCTGATCATGATCGACGACGAACGCATTCTCGAGCACCTCACGCCCGAGCAGAAGGCCAGCATCCAGAAAAAGATGGTGCGTTTCCGTACCCTGGGCTGCTACCCGCTGACCGGCGCGGTCGAGTCGACCGCTACCTCGCTGCCGGAAATCATCCAGGAAATGCTGCTGACGCGGACTTCCGAACGCCAGGGCCGGGTCATCGACCACGACGCCGCCGGCTCGATGGAAGAAAAGAAACGTCAGGGTTACTTCTAAGGTTCTCGCACCATGTCGCATCAATCCGATCTGATCAGCGAGGACATCCTCGCCTACCTGGCCCAGCACGAGCGCAAGGAACTCCTGCGCTTCCTCACCTGCGGCAACGTCGACGACGGCAAGAGCACCCTGATCGGGCGCCTGCTGCACGACTCCAAGATGATCTACGAGGACCACCTCGAGGCCATCACCCGCGACTCGAAGAAAGTCGGCACCACCGGCGATGACGTCGACCTGGCGCTGCTGGTCGACGGCCTGCAGGCCGAGCGCGAGCAGGGCATCACCATCGACGTGGCGTACCGCTACTTCAGCACCGCCAAGCGCAAGTTCATCATCGCCGACACCCCTGGCCATGAGCAGTACACCCGCAACATGGCCACCGGCGCGTCCACCTGCGACCTGGCCATCATCCTGATCGACGCCCGCTACGGCGTGCAGACCCAGACCCGCCGGCACAGCTTCATCGCCTCGCTGCTGGGCATCAAGCACATCGTCGTGGCCATCAACAAGATGGACCTCAAGGGCTTCGATCAGGGCGTGTTCGAGCAGATCAAGGCCGACTACCTGCAGTTCGCCGAGAAGATCAACCTCAAGACCAATTCCCTGCACTTCGTGCCGATGTCGGCGCTGAAGGGCGACAACGTGGTCAACAAGTCCGAGCGCTCGCCGTGGTACACCGGCCAGTCGCTGATGGAAATCCTCGAGACCGTGGAAGTCGCGGGCGACCGCAACCTCGACGACATGCGCTTCCCGGTGCAGTACGTCAACCGCCCGAACCTGAACTTCCGCGGCTTCGCTGGCACCCTCGCGAGCGGCATCGTGCGCAAGGGCGACGACGTCATCGCACTGCCGTCGGGCAAGGGCAGCAAGGTCAAGTCCATCGTCACCTACGAAGGTGAGCTGGAGCAGGCAGGTCCGGGCCAGGCCATCACCCTGACCCTGGAAGACGAGATCGACGTCTCCCGCGGCGACATGCTGGTGCATGCCGACAACCGTCCGCAGGTCACCGATGGCTTCGACGCCATGCTGGTGTGGATGGCCGAAGAGCCGATGCTCCCTGGCAAGAAATACGACATCAAGCGCGCCACCAGCTACGTCCCGGGTTCGATTCCGAGCATCACCCACAAGGTGGACGTGAACACCCTGGAAGAGACCGCCGCCAGCGAACTCAAGCTCAACGAGATCGCCCGCGTGAAGGTCAGCCTGGATGCGCCCATCGCACTGGATGGCTACGAACAGAACCGCACCACCGGCGCCTTCATCGTCGTTGACCGCCTGACCAATGGTACCGTCGGTGCCGGCATGATCATCGCCGCGCCGCAGGCGACCCATGGTGCCGCCGCGCACCACGGCAATGGTCATGTAGCCCGCGACGAGCGCGCCGCCCGCTTCGGCCAGCAGCCCGCTACCGTGCTGTTCAGCGGCCTTTCCGGCGCAGGCAAGAGCACCCTGGCCTACGCCGTTGAGCGCAAGCTGTTCGACATGGGCCGCGCGGTCTATGTGCTGGACGGCCAGAACCTGCGCCACGACCTGAACAAGGGCCTGCCGCAGGATCGCGCCGGTCGCAACGAAAACTGGCTGCGCACCGCCCATGTGGCCAAGCAGTTCAACGAAGCCGGCCTGATCAGCCTGTGCGCCTTCGTCGCCCCGAGTGCCGAAGGCCGCGAGCAGGGCAAGGCGCTGATCGGTGCCGAGCGCTTCGTCACCGTCTACGTCCAGGCTTCCCCGCAGGTCTGCCGCGAACGTGATCCGCAAGGTCTGTACGCCGCCGGCCAGGACAACATCCCGGGCGAGTCCTTCCCGTACGATGTGCCGCTGGATGCCGATCTGGTGATCGACACCCAGAGCCAATCGGTGGAAGAGGGCGTCAAGGCGGTTCTCGACCTGCTTCGCCAGCGCGGCGCAATCTGATCGCACAGCACTGAGATGAAAAAGCCCCGCACCTGCGGGGCTTTTTCTTGGGTGATGCCTGGCAGCCCCCATGCTCGGAGCAGCCCGCTTTCGTAGGAGCGGACCTTGTCCGCGAAATGCATCCATCCTGCCTGAGGACGTCCGTCATCCCCCACTCGCCTGGGCAGTTCCAGACCGTCGCGTGTTCCGCAAAAGGCGCCGCTGACTCCTGATTGTGTCTGCTTGGTTGCGGCATGAAGTAGGTCCGTGCTTCGTGACCAAACCATTATTCGCGGCCTGCGCAGGATGCTGAGGGAGTGGGCTTTTGAGGGTGTGGTGTGGCTGTGGGGAGTCGCGGACAAGGTCCGCTCCTACGGCGTCATGACTGAGTTCTGCCCATAAAAAAGCCCCGCAACTGCGGGGCTTTTTTATGGGTGCGAGATATCAGTATTTGCTCTTCAGCCCGTACGTCTCGTCCAGGGTGCCCGGGCCGTCGCCGGTCTTGGGCGCGTAGTCGCGCGGCGCTTCGTTGTTCGCCGGCGGGGTCAGGCGCTCGCGGCGCTCGGGGTATTCGTCCGTGTGCAGGGCGGCCAGCAGGCGCTGCTTGGTCTGTTCGTCCAGGGCCAGGCGCTCGGCGCCTTCGGACAGATGATCCTGCACATCCTGATAGCTCTGGGTGAGCTTCTTCATCAGGCTGGCAGAGGTGCTGAAGTGGGTCACCACTTCGCGCTGGTAGCTGTCGAAACGATCCTGCATGTCGTCTACCTGACGCTGCAGCTTGTTCGGCGCGGCGTTGGGCAGCAGGCGGGCGATCAGAAAGCCGATGCCGGCCCCGACGATCAGGGCGAGTAGCGGCAGCAACCAGGTGGTGAGGGACTGTTCCACGCGAATCCTTCCTCTATAGACGGCTTTGCTTTACGTTAGCGGCTTGCACCTGTGCTTGTATACCGTGGCGAATGCTTCGCCGCCTGCGCAGGTATTGAGCTAGACGAGACGACCCGCCACGGGGTCACGGAGCTGTTGTTTGACCACCCGCGAAATCCCCCTGTTCCTCGATGGTCCCGAAGGCCAACTGGAAGCCTTGCACCTCGCCACGCCGGACGCCAAGGGCGTCGCGCTGATCTGCCATCCGCACCCGCTGTTCGCCGGCACCATGCAGACCAAGGTGGTCGCCACCCTGCAGCGCGCCGCACGGGATGCAGGATACGCCACCCTGCGTTTCAATTTTCGTGGCGTGGGTCAGAGCGCCGGCAGTTATGCCGAAGGCCGTGGTGAGATCGACGACGCGCTGGCCGCCGCGCGCTGGCTGGCCGGGGAGCATCCAGGGCTGCCGCTGACGCTGATGGGCTTCTCCTTCGGCTCCTGCGTGGCTGGCAATGCTGCGGAGCGCCTGGAAGAGCAGGGCGCTGAACTCGCACAGTTGTTCATGCTGGCGCCGCCGGTGGAGCGTTTCGACGTCGACTTGCCCGAGCAGTGCCCGCTGACGGTGATCCAGCCGGAGGCCGACGAAGTGGTCACGCCTGAGCGCGTGTATGCCTGGAGCGCGGAGCTGAGCAAGCCCCACGAACTGATCCGCGTGCCCGAGTGCAGCCATTTCTTCCACGGCAAGCTGATCGAGCTCAAGGACCTGATACAGGCCCGGCTCGCCTAGGCCGCCAAGCCGCGTTACCATCCGGCCCGCCATTTCATTTGTGTTGATTCCTGGATTCCCATGACGACCCGTATCCTGACCGGCATCACCACCACCGGTACTCCGCACCTGGGCAACTACGCCGGCGCCATCCGCCCGGCCATCGTCGCCAGCCGCGATCCGCAGGCAGATTCCTTCTATTTCCTGGCCGACTACCACGCGCTGATCAAGTGCGATGACCCGACGCGCATCCAGCGTTCGCGTCTGGAAATCGCCGCCACCTGGCTGGCCTGCGGCCTGGATGCTGACAAGGCGACCTTCTATCGCCAGTCCGATATTCCCGAAATCCCCGAGCTGACCTGGCTGCTCACTTGCGTCAGCGCCAAGGGCCTGCTCAATCGCGCCCACGCCTACAAGGCCTCGGTGGACAAGAACGTCGAGGCCGGCGAAGACCCGGACGCCGGCGTCACCATGGGCCTGTACAGCTACCCGGTGCTGATGGCCGCGGACATCCTGATGTTCAACGCGCACAAGGTGCCGGTCGGCCGCGACCAGATCCAGCACGTCGAGATGGCCCGCGACATCGGCCAGCGCTTCAACCACCTGTTCGGCAACGGCAAGGAGCTGTTCACCCTGCCCGAGGTGGTGATCGAGGAAGACGTGGCGACCCTGCCGGGCCTGGACGGCCGCAAGATGTCCAAGAGCTACGACAACACCATCCCGCTGTTCGGCAGCGCCAAGCAGCTCAAGGACGCCGTGGCGCGCATCGTCACCGACTCCCGTGCGCCGGGCGAGCCGAAGGACCCGGACAACTCCCACCTGTTCACCCTGTACCAGGCCTTCTCCACCCACGAGCAACAGGCCGCGTTCCGCGCCGAGCTGCTCGGTGGCCTGGCTTGGGGTGAAGCCAAGCAGCGCCTGTTCGAGCTGCTCGACAATGAACTGGGCGAGGCCCGCGAGCGCTATCACGCGCTGATCACCCGCCCGGCTGACCTGGAGGACATCCTCCTGGCCGGCGCCGCCAAGGCCCGCCGCATCGCCACCCCGTTCCTCGGCGAGCTGCGCGAAGCCGTGGGCCTGCGCTCGTTCCGCGAGCAGGTGCAAGTGGCCAGCGAAGGCAAGAAGAAGGCCGCCAAGGCCGCGCGTTTCGTCAGCTTCCGCGAGGACGACGGCTTCCGCTTCCGCCTGCTGGATGCCGCCGGTGAGCAGTTGCTGCTTTCCATCGCCTTCGCCGACGGCAAGGCCGCCGGCCAGGTGACCAAGCGCCTGCAGTCCGAGGAGCTGGACCTGCATGCCGAGCTGAACGCCTTCAGCGTGCGTCTGGATGGCGAAGCCGTGGCGTACAGCCCAGAGTTCTCCTCTGATGCGGAGCGCGACGCCGCCATGCAGCGTCTGCGCGAGGCTCTCGCTCCGCAGGAGTGAGGGTTTGCAGGCCGGTCCGACTACCGGCCAATTGCCAAGCAACGGGGGCGCCGCTAAAGTGTGCGCCCCCGTTTTCGTTGCCTTGCTACCGATCATGACGCCTCTTCAGCGCTACCAGGAAGACCTCAAACGCCCCGATTTCTTCCACGACGCCGCGCAAGCGAACGCCGTGAAGCACCTGCAACGCCTCTACGACGACCTGGTCGCCGCTGATAAAGGCAAGACCGGCCTGTTCGGCAAGCTGCTGGGCAAGAAGTCCCAGGAGCCGGTGAAGGGCCTGTACTTCTGGGGCGGTGTCGGCCGCGGCAAGACCTACCTGGTGGATACCTTCTTCGAAGCGCTGCCCTTCAAACAGAAGATGCGCACGCACTTCCACCGCTTCATGAAGCGCGTCCACGAGGAAATGAAAACCCTCAAGGGCGAGAAGAACCCGCTGACCATCATCGGCAAACGTTTCGCCGACGAAGCGCGGGTAATCTGCTTCGATGAATTCTTCGTCTCCGATATCACCGACGCGATGATCCTCGCGACCCTGCTGGAAGAGCTGTTCAAGAACGGCGTCAGCCTGGTGGCAACCTCCAACATCGTGCCGGACGGCCTCTACAAGGACGGCCTGCAGCGCGCGCGCTTCCTGCCCGCCATCGCGCTGGTCAAGCAGCACACCGAAGTGGTCAACGTCGACAGCGGCGTGGACTACCGTCTGCGCGCCCTGGAGCAGGCCGAGCTGTACCACTGGCCGCTGTCCGAGCAGGCCGACCAGGCCATGACCCGCGACTTCAAGGCATTGACGCCGGAGTGCGCCGCAGCGACCCGTGATGACGCGCTGATGATCGAGAACCGCGAGATCCGCGCACGCATCACCTGCGATGACGTGGCCTGGTTCGAATTCCGCGAGCTGTGCGACGGCCCGCGTAGCCAGAACGACTACATCGAGCTGGCGAAGATCTTCCACGCGATCCTGATCTCCAACGTCGAGCAGATGGGCGTGGCCAAGGACGATATGGCCCGCCGCTTCATCAACCTGGTGGACGAATTCTACGACCGCAACGTCAAGCTGATCCTCTCCGCCGAGGTGGAGCTGAAGGACCTGTACACCGGCGGTCGCCTGGAGTTCGAATTCCAGCGCACCCTGAGCCGCCTGCTGGAGATGCAGTCCCACGAATACCTGAGCCGCCCGCACCGTCCCTGATAGTTCGGTAAACGAAAAAGGCTGCCCTAGGGCAGCCTTTTTTGTTGTGGCTCTTCGTAGGAGCGAGCTTGCTCGCGAACATTTCACCGGCAGCTCGGAAGCTGGGCGGTTCGCGAGCAAGCTCGCTCCTACAAATCAAGACTCAGCGCTGGGCCATCTCCTGCTGCGCCTTCTTCAGCAGTTGCTGGGCGTGGGCGACTTCCAGCGCCTCCATGGCGTTGATCGGCTTGATCGCCACGGCCTTCTTCAGTTGTTCCAGCGCCTTCTGTTCCTCGTCCTCGCCGTACACGTAGCTCAGCGCATTGGCGTACTCGTAGTGGCCGATGGGCAGGTCGTCGGCGGCGCGGAAGGATCGGGCAAAGTACTGTTCCATCTTGTCCGCGCTGACCCCGTAGGTCATTTTGCCCACCAGCTTGCCGACCTTGCGGATCACACCGGCCTCATAGCCGCCATAGAGCGCCAGGGCGAAGGGCTGGTTCGGCTGTTTGGCCAGCAGGGCGTCCAGTTCCTTGGGGATCTCGCTGGTGTAGCCGCGCTTGAGCACCACCGGCACCGGCAGGTCTTCGGCCAGGCGGGCCTTGGCGTAGGCGCGGCCGAACTGAGCGATGGGGTCGGCATTGAGCAGCGGGCCGGCTTCGTCGGTGTAGCTGATCACTTCTTCCAGCAGACGTTGCTTCTCGTCCTGGTTCGGCGCGAGGAACATGGCGTAGAGCACCTGGGCGAACATGCCCGGCACCTGGCCGCGGACGCCCAGCGCCAGGCCATCTTTCTTGGCCTGGGCGAAGTCGCCGCGGAACACCTTGCGCCACACGTCCTGCAGCTTCTCGGCGTAGACCTGCGCCTCTTCCGGCTTACCGCTGAAGCCGGTGCCGGCGGCCACGGTTTTCTCCAGGGCTTCGGGATGTGTCGTGGCCATGGTCACCACCCAGTCCGCGTCGGGGAACGGGTAGTTCGCACCGAATCCGCGGGTGAGTCTTGGCCAGGCCTGGCGCAGCTTGTCGCCGCTGTAGTCGAAGGTGCTCTGGTCGTAGGGGAAGGGTTTCCAGGTGTCATCGGCCACAGCGGTGAGGCTGAAGACGGTCAGCAGGGCAAGCAGAAGGCGGCGCATGGCGATATCCCGTTGGGTTCTTGTTGTCGAAAGCTGCCCTGATCATAGGGCCGCCCCCGAGTCCGTGAACCCATCCTAGGGATGGCCTGTTTCAGCCTTCCTTCTGTTCGTACTGGCGCCGGTAATGGTTTGGCGAAAGGCCCGTGTGCTGGCGGAATAGCCGTGCGAAGAAACTGGCGTCGTCGTAGCCGACTTCGTAGCTGATGGTCTTGATGCTCTTGCGGCTGGTGGACAGCAGGTTGCGTGCCGTCTCGATACGCAGTCGCTGCAGGTAGTGCAGCGGCTTGTCGCCGGTGGCCGCCTGGAAGCGCCGCATGAAGTTGCGGATGCTCATGCCGTGCTCGCGGGCCACGTCCTCGAAGCGGAACTTGTCGGAGAAGTGCTCTTCGAGCCAATGCTGGATCTGCAGGATCGCCGGGTCATGATGCAGTTTCTGTCCGCCGAAGCCGAGACGGCCGGGGACGTAGCTGCGCTGCACCTCATAGAGGATGTCGCGGGCCACGCCCTGGGCCACGGCGGCGCCGCAGAAGTGCTCGATCAGGTAGATGTACAGGTCGCAGGCCGATGTCAGGCCGCCGGCGGTGTAGATGTTGTCGGCGTCGGCGATGTGTTTTTCCTGGTTGAGCTGCACCTTTGGGTAACGCTCGGCGAATTCGCGGAAGAAGCGCCAGTAGGTCGTCGCTTCCTTACCGTCCAGCAGGCCAGCCTCGGCCAGCCAGAATACCCCGGATACCTCGCCGCAGAGTACGCAGCCGGCGGCATGGCGCTCGCGCAGCCAGGGTAGGACCTGCGGGTAGCGGTTCAGCAGTTCGTCGAAGTCGCCCCAGAAGGCGGGGAGAATGATCAGCTCCGGCTCGTCCAGGGCCCCGTGTACCGACAGGGTGTCACCACTGAAGCTCTGCACCGGCTGGCCGTCCGGGCTGACGATACGGGTTTCGAAGCTGGGTTGCAGGCCGAGGCCCTGCTGGCGGCCATGGCGCAGTGCGGCCATGTGGAA includes these proteins:
- a CDS encoding DUF1043 family protein, producing the protein MEQSLTTWLLPLLALIVGAGIGFLIARLLPNAAPNKLQRQVDDMQDRFDSYQREVVTHFSTSASLMKKLTQSYQDVQDHLSEGAERLALDEQTKQRLLAALHTDEYPERRERLTPPANNEAPRDYAPKTGDGPGTLDETYGLKSKY
- the cysN gene encoding sulfate adenylyltransferase subunit CysN produces the protein MSHQSDLISEDILAYLAQHERKELLRFLTCGNVDDGKSTLIGRLLHDSKMIYEDHLEAITRDSKKVGTTGDDVDLALLVDGLQAEREQGITIDVAYRYFSTAKRKFIIADTPGHEQYTRNMATGASTCDLAIILIDARYGVQTQTRRHSFIASLLGIKHIVVAINKMDLKGFDQGVFEQIKADYLQFAEKINLKTNSLHFVPMSALKGDNVVNKSERSPWYTGQSLMEILETVEVAGDRNLDDMRFPVQYVNRPNLNFRGFAGTLASGIVRKGDDVIALPSGKGSKVKSIVTYEGELEQAGPGQAITLTLEDEIDVSRGDMLVHADNRPQVTDGFDAMLVWMAEEPMLPGKKYDIKRATSYVPGSIPSITHKVDVNTLEETAASELKLNEIARVKVSLDAPIALDGYEQNRTTGAFIVVDRLTNGTVGAGMIIAAPQATHGAAAHHGNGHVARDERAARFGQQPATVLFSGLSGAGKSTLAYAVERKLFDMGRAVYVLDGQNLRHDLNKGLPQDRAGRNENWLRTAHVAKQFNEAGLISLCAFVAPSAEGREQGKALIGAERFVTVYVQASPQVCRERDPQGLYAAGQDNIPGESFPYDVPLDADLVIDTQSQSVEEGVKAVLDLLRQRGAI
- the cysD gene encoding sulfate adenylyltransferase subunit CysD — its product is MVDKLTHLKQLEAESIHIIREVAAEFDNPVMLYSIGKDSAVMLHLARKAFFPGKLPFPVMHVDTRWKFQEMYSFRTKMVEELGLDLITHINPDGVAQDINPFTHGSAKHTDIMKTEGLKQALDKYGFDAAFGGARRDEEKSRAKERVYSFRDSKHRWDPKNQRPELWNVYNGKVKKGESIRVFPLSNWTELDIWQYIYLEQIPIVPLYFAEEREVIEMNGSLIMIDDERILEHLTPEQKASIQKKMVRFRTLGCYPLTGAVESTATSLPEIIQEMLLTRTSERQGRVIDHDAAGSMEEKKRQGYF
- the zapE gene encoding cell division protein ZapE — protein: MTPLQRYQEDLKRPDFFHDAAQANAVKHLQRLYDDLVAADKGKTGLFGKLLGKKSQEPVKGLYFWGGVGRGKTYLVDTFFEALPFKQKMRTHFHRFMKRVHEEMKTLKGEKNPLTIIGKRFADEARVICFDEFFVSDITDAMILATLLEELFKNGVSLVATSNIVPDGLYKDGLQRARFLPAIALVKQHTEVVNVDSGVDYRLRALEQAELYHWPLSEQADQAMTRDFKALTPECAAATRDDALMIENREIRARITCDDVAWFEFRELCDGPRSQNDYIELAKIFHAILISNVEQMGVAKDDMARRFINLVDEFYDRNVKLILSAEVELKDLYTGGRLEFEFQRTLSRLLEMQSHEYLSRPHRP
- a CDS encoding alpha/beta hydrolase → MTTREIPLFLDGPEGQLEALHLATPDAKGVALICHPHPLFAGTMQTKVVATLQRAARDAGYATLRFNFRGVGQSAGSYAEGRGEIDDALAAARWLAGEHPGLPLTLMGFSFGSCVAGNAAERLEEQGAELAQLFMLAPPVERFDVDLPEQCPLTVIQPEADEVVTPERVYAWSAELSKPHELIRVPECSHFFHGKLIELKDLIQARLA
- a CDS encoding GlxA family transcriptional regulator; amino-acid sequence: MAALRHGRQQGLGLQPSFETRIVSPDGQPVQSFSGDTLSVHGALDEPELIILPAFWGDFDELLNRYPQVLPWLRERHAAGCVLCGEVSGVFWLAEAGLLDGKEATTYWRFFREFAERYPKVQLNQEKHIADADNIYTAGGLTSACDLYIYLIEHFCGAAVAQGVARDILYEVQRSYVPGRLGFGGQKLHHDPAILQIQHWLEEHFSDKFRFEDVAREHGMSIRNFMRRFQAATGDKPLHYLQRLRIETARNLLSTSRKSIKTISYEVGYDDASFFARLFRQHTGLSPNHYRRQYEQKEG
- a CDS encoding tryptophan--tRNA ligase translates to MTTRILTGITTTGTPHLGNYAGAIRPAIVASRDPQADSFYFLADYHALIKCDDPTRIQRSRLEIAATWLACGLDADKATFYRQSDIPEIPELTWLLTCVSAKGLLNRAHAYKASVDKNVEAGEDPDAGVTMGLYSYPVLMAADILMFNAHKVPVGRDQIQHVEMARDIGQRFNHLFGNGKELFTLPEVVIEEDVATLPGLDGRKMSKSYDNTIPLFGSAKQLKDAVARIVTDSRAPGEPKDPDNSHLFTLYQAFSTHEQQAAFRAELLGGLAWGEAKQRLFELLDNELGEARERYHALITRPADLEDILLAGAAKARRIATPFLGELREAVGLRSFREQVQVASEGKKKAAKAARFVSFREDDGFRFRLLDAAGEQLLLSIAFADGKAAGQVTKRLQSEELDLHAELNAFSVRLDGEAVAYSPEFSSDAERDAAMQRLREALAPQE